Proteins found in one Ovis canadensis isolate MfBH-ARS-UI-01 breed Bighorn chromosome 20, ARS-UI_OviCan_v2, whole genome shotgun sequence genomic segment:
- the LOC138425495 gene encoding olfactory receptor 14J1, translated as MANLTSASGFLLVGFSADRKLQILHALLFLVTYLLALTGNLLIITITTLDRHLHSPMYYFLKHLSLLDLCFISVTVPQSIANSLMNNGYISLGQCILQVFFFIALASSEVAILTVMSYDQYVAICQPLQYEAIMDPCACRHAVIAVWVAGGLSGLMHTAVNFSIPLCGERVIHQFFCDVPQMLKLACSYEFINEIAVAAFTTSTAFICLTSIVLSYIRIFSAVLRIPSAEGRTKVFSTCLPHLFVVTFFLSAAGFEFLRPPSDSQSAMDLMFSIFYTVIPPTLNPVIYSLRNEAMKAALRKILSKEEFTQRKMHLKAIFKL; from the coding sequence ATGGCCAACCTGACCTCAGCGAGTGGATTCCTCCTCGTGGGGTTTTCTGCTGACCGTAAGCTTCAGATTTTACATGCACTGCTGTTTTTGGTGACATACCTGCTGGCCTTGACAGGCAACCTCCTCATTATCACCATAACTACCTTGGACCGTCACCTCCATTCCCCCATGTATTACTTCTTGAAGCACCTCTCTCTTCTGGACCTGTGTTTCATCTCTGTCACAGTCCCCCAGTCCATTGCAAATTCGCTTATGAACAATGGTTACATTTCCCTTGGTCAGTGCATTCTTCAAGTTTTCTTCTTCATAGCTCTGGCCTCGTCAGAAGTGGCCATCCTCACAGTGATGTCTTATGACCAGTATGTAGCCATCTGTCAACCACTGCAATATGAGGCCATCATGGACCCCTGTGCCTGTAGGCATGCAGTGATAGCTGTGTGGGTTGCTGGGGGCCTCTCTGGGCTCATGCACACAGCTGTTAACTTCTCCATACCACTCTGTGGGGAGAGAGTCATTCACCAATTCTTCTGTGATGTTCCTCAGATGCTGAAACTAGCCTGCTCTTATGAATTCATTAATGAGATTGCAGTGGCTGCATTCACAACCTCAACAGCATTTATCTGTTTGACCTCTATTGTGCTTTCCTACATTCGCATCTTCTCTGCAGTGCTGAGAATTCCATCAGCTGAGGGAAGAACCAAAGTCTTCTCTACCTGCCTACCCCACCTATTTGTAGTCACCTTCTTCCTCTCAGCTGCAGGCTTTGAGTTTCTAAGGCCCCCTTCTGATTCCCAGTCAGCTATGGATCTCATGTTCTCCATTTTCTATACTGTGATACCTCCAACGCTCAATCCAGTTATCTATAGTTTACGGAATGAAGCCATGAAGGCAGCTCTGAGGAAGATACTGTCAAAAGAAGAATTTACTCAGAGAAAGATGcatttaaaagccatttttaaacTCTAA
- the OR5V1 gene encoding olfactory receptor 5V1, protein MEGKNQTALSEFIILAFSDLNELQFLLFTIFFLTYVCTLGGNVFIILVSVLDPHLHTPMYHFLGNLAFLDICYTTTNVPQMMVHLLSEKKSISYGGCVAQLFAFIFFVGSECLLLAAMAYDRYIAICKPLRYSVIMNRVLYSRLAASCWTGGFLNSVVHTVLTFRLPFCGNNEINYFFCDIPPLLILSCGDTSVNELALLSIGVFIGWTPFLCIVLSYLYIISAILRIRSSEGRQKAFSTCASHLVIVLLYYGSAIFTYVRPISTYSLEKDRLISVLYSVVTPMLNPVIYTLRNKDIKEAVKVVGRKWQPPIFSFDI, encoded by the coding sequence ATGGAAGGAAAGAATCAAACAGCTCTGTCTGAATTTATAATTTTGGCATTCTCCGACCTAAATGAACTGCAGTTTTTGCTATTTACcatcttctttctgacttatgtCTGTACTCTAGGAGGAAATGTATTCATTATCTTGGTGTCTGTGCTTGATCCACATCTGCATACACctatgtatcattttttagggAATTTGGCTTTTCTTGACATCTGCTACACCACTACCAATGTTCCCCAGATGATGGTCCATCTGCTATCAGAGAAGAAGAGCATTTCCTACGGCGGATGTGTGGCTCAactttttgccttcattttctttGTAGGATCAGAGTGTCTCCTCCTGGCAGCTATGGCATATGATCGTTACATTGCAATCTGTAAGCCCTTAAGGTATTCGGTTATTATGAACAGGGTCCTGTATAGCCGGTTAGCAGCCTCCTGCTGGACTGGTGGTTTCCTCAACTCAGTGGTGCACACAGTACTGACATTTCGCCTGCCCTTCTGTGGCAACAACGAGATTAATTATTTCTTCTGTGACATCCCCCCTTTGCTGATTTTGTCTTGTGGGGACACTTCTGTCAATGAGTTGGCCCTACTCTCCATTGGGGTCTTCATTGGTTGGACTCCCTTCTTGTGTATTGTCCTTTCCTACCTCTACATCATCTCCGCCATCTTGAGGATCCGCTCCTCAGAGGGGAGGCAAAAGGCCTTTTCTACCTGTGCCTCCCACCTGGTCATTGTCCTGCTCTATTACGGCAGTGCCATCTTCACATATGTGCGGCCCATCTCAACTTACTCACTGGAGAAAGACAGACTAATCTCAGTATTGTATAGCGTTGTCACCCCCATGCTAAACCCTGTAATTTACACATTGAGGAATAAGGATATTAAAGAGGCTGTGAAAGTTGTGGGTAGAAAGTGGCAGCCACCAATATTCTCTTTTGATATATAA